In one Corythoichthys intestinalis isolate RoL2023-P3 chromosome 16, ASM3026506v1, whole genome shotgun sequence genomic region, the following are encoded:
- the LOC130904553 gene encoding RING finger protein 222 yields MALYEDAEAQDDCSECPVCYEILRGTERTLSCGHVFCHDCLVKMLISIHTEGQIQNTIACPVCRHLTFIRKRHEEPLALAEDAKAEAEEDGGAGGGSGCGRQTLEVPVGTPLVRLEDAASATSLFGRLRRFFYPGSGGHRRQGFVRGDACSHSEIFIISARGRPMTEEDTFSVVLTVVRPPRRHRRRVCSTSRCLLVLLSTFTLIALVAAVLPWILLA; encoded by the coding sequence ATGGCACTGTACGAAGATGCCGAAGCACAGGACGACTGCAGCGAGTGCCCGGTGTGCTACGAGATCCTACGGGGAACGGAGAGAACCTTGAGCTGCGGTCATGTCTTCTGCCACGACTGCCTGGTCAAGATGCTGATCAGCATCCACACCGAAGGCCAAATCCAAAACACTATCGCCTGTCCCGTGTGTAGACACCTCACCTTCATCAGGAAGCGGCACGAAGAGCCGCTCGCCTTGGCGGAGGACGCCAAAGCGGAGGCGGAGGAGGACGGCGGAGCCGGAGGGGGAAGCGGCTGCGGTAGGCAAACTTTGGAGGTGCCCGTGGGGACGCCGCTCGTTCGCCTCGAGGACGCCGCGTCCGCTACTTCTCTCTTCGGGCGGCTGCGGCGTTTCTTCTACCCGGGCTCCGGAGGCCATCGGCGGCAGGGCTTCGTCCGGGGCGACGCTTGCAGTCACTCGGAGATCTTCATCATCAGCGCCCGGGGGAGACCCATGACCGAGGAGGACACGTTCAGCGTGGTGTTGACGGTGGTACGGCCGCCGAGGAGGCACCGCCGTCGGGTGTGCAGCACGTCTCGATGCCTGCTGGTGCTGCTGTCCACCTTCACCCTGATTGCGCTCGTGGCAGCCGTTTTGCCTTGGATCCTTCTTGCCTAA